From the genome of Anoplopoma fimbria isolate UVic2021 breed Golden Eagle Sablefish chromosome 1, Afim_UVic_2022, whole genome shotgun sequence, one region includes:
- the sptssb gene encoding serine palmitoyltransferase small subunit B gives MNFKNFREYLAWLYYQYLLITGIYVLEPWEKSIFNSILFSAIAMVIYTSYVFVPIHVRLALEFFSGIFGGQPESTMALMN, from the coding sequence ATGAACTTCAAGAACTTTAGGGAGTACCTGGCCTGGCTGTACTACCAGTACCTGCTCATCACCGGCATCTATGTCCTGGAGCCCTGGGAAAAGTCCATCTTCAACTCCATCCTCTTCTCCGCCATCGCCATGGTGATCTACACCTCATATGTCTTTGTGCCCATTCACGTGCGCCTCGCACTGGAGTTTTTCTCGGGGATCTTTGGCGGCCAGCCAGAGAGCACCATGGCACTCATGAACTAA